The genomic stretch TCGCGGTGACGTACTTGCTGGAAGCGGTGGCGATCATGATCGGCCTCTTCGGCGTGGCCGCCACGTTCTCCGTGCAGACGCTCGCGCGCTCGCGCGAATTCGGCATGCTGCGGCATGTGGGCGTGACGAAGAAGCAAATACTCGGGCTGCTCGCATCGGAAGGCGGCCTTCTGACGCTGCTCGGCATCGCGATGGGCTGCGTGCTCGGCTTCGCCATCAGCCTCGTTCTGGTGTTCGTGGTCAACCCGCAATCGTTCCACTGGACGATGTCGCTGCACATACCGTGGACCATGCTGATCGTCATCGGCTTCGTGATGCTGGTGTCGTCGTGTACCACGGCGGTGCTGGCGGGGCGGCGCGCCGTATCGGTCGATGCAGTGCGCGCCGTGCGGGAGGACTGGTGATGCGCTGCTTCAGCTTCTTCATCGCGACGTTTTTGACGCTCGCCGCGCTCGTATCAACCGACGCACGCGCTGCCGATGCGACGTTCGCGGCCGTCGTGCCGGGGCGGGGCATCGACTGGCCGCAGGACAGCGGCGCGCATCCGGAATACCGCACGGAATGGTGGTACGCGACCGGCTGGCTGCAGACGCCGGACAAGAAGCCGCTCGGCTTCCAGATCACGTTCTTTCGCTCGAACACGGGCAAGGGCGGCGGCGGGGCGTTCGATCCGTCGCAGGTGATCGTCGCGCACGCCGCGCTTTCCGATCCGGCGTTCGGGCGGCTCGTGCACGATCAGGACATCGCGCGGCAGGGCTTCGGCCTCGCGTATGCGGCGAACGGCAACACCGACGTCAAGCTGGACGCGTGGCGCATGGTGCGCGAGGCCGATGGGCGCTACACCGTGAGCGCGGACGCTGCCGGATTCGCGCTGCATCTCACGTTCACGCCGACGCAGCCGCCGATGGTTCAGGGCGAGCGCGGGTATTCGCGCAAGGGGCCGTCGCCGGAAGAAGCGAGCTATTACTACAGCGAGCCGCAATTGCAGGTGACGGGAAGCGTCACGCGGCCATCGGCGAAAGGTCAGGGCGAAACCGTCGATGTGAGCGGCGGTGCGTGGCTGGATCACGAGTGGTCGAGCACCTTGCTTCCCGCCGACGCCGCCGGCTGGGACTGGCTCGGCGCGAATCTCGACGACGGATCGGCGCTGATGGCGTTCAAGGTCCGCAGCCGCGACGGCCACGCGGTCTGGGCGCACGCCGCACTGCGCGGCCCCGGTGGCCAGGCGACGCAGTTCGGCCCCGGCGACGTCGAATTCACGCCGGAGCGCCAGTGGCGCTCGCCGCGCACGAACACGCGCTATCCGGTGGCGATGACCGTGCGCGTCGGCGCGATGCGCTGGCGTCTTGCGCCCCTCATCGACGATCAGGAACTGGACTCGCGGGAATCGACCGGTGCGGTGTACTGGGAGGGCGCGGTGACGGTGACGGGCGATGGCCAGGCCGCAGGCAAAAGCGGACGCGGCTATCTGGAACTGACGGGCTACGGCAAAGACGCCGAAGCAGGTAAGCATTGACGAAGCGGCCGCCAGCAAGAACCCCGGAATAGGCCGACAATATAGGGGTTTACGCAAATTCACCGCATCGAACCATCATGTCCGACTTAGCCAGTTCCTATCCTCGCCGCACTGAGATCAACCCGAAACCGCTGACCGTCGCCGGCCTGCTGATCCTCGCGGGCGCGCTCTATCTCGCGCAGACCGCCGGTGCGCGTCAGGCCGCGTTGTATGTGGTCGGCGCGCTGCTCGGCGTCGCGCTCTATCACGCCGCGTTCGGCTTCACTTCCGCATGGCGCGTTTTCATCGCCGATGGCCGCGGCGCCGGGCTGCGCGCGCAGATGCTGATGCTCGCCGTGGGCGTCGCATTGTTCTTTCCCGCGTTGTCCGCTGGGTCGCTCTTCGGTATGCCCGTGACCGGGCTCGTGTCGCCGGCGGGAACGTCGGTGATCGTCGGCGCGTTCCTGTTCGGCATCGGCATGCAGCTGGGCGGCGGCTGCGCATCCGGCACGCTGTACACCGTCGGCGGCGGCAGCACGCGCATGATCGTGACGCTCGCCGCGTTCATCGTCGGATCGGTGATCGCGACCGCGCACATGCCTTTCTGGACCGGCCTGCCTTCGTTGCAGCCGATTTCCCTCGTCAAGTCGATGGGTCTCGCGCCCGCGCTCGCGCTCAACTGGGTCGTGTTCGCGTTGATCGCGGCGCTGACTGTCGTTATCGAGAAACGCCGGCACGGCAAGCTCGTCGCCGCGCATGTGCAGCCCGCGCACACGTCGCCGTGGCTGCATGGTCCGTGGCCGCTTCTCGCGGGCGCGCTCGCGCTCGCGGTGCTCAACTTTGCGACGCTCGCGCTGTCGGGCCGGCCGTGGGGCGTCACGTCCGCGTTCGCACTGTGGGGCGCGAAGGCGGCCTCGGCCATCGGCTTCGATGTCGCCAGCTGGCCGTACTGGATGAGCAAGCCCAACGCCGCGACGCTCGCCGCGCCGATCTCGCACGACGTCACGTCCGTGATGGATATCGGCATCGTGCTCGGCGCGATGCTCGCCGCCGCGCTCGCGGGCCGTTACGCGCCGGTGTGGCGCGTGCCGATGCGCTCGCTGATCGCCGCGATCGTCGGCGGG from Caballeronia sp. LZ062 encodes the following:
- a CDS encoding carotenoid 1,2-hydratase, with the protein product MRCFSFFIATFLTLAALVSTDARAADATFAAVVPGRGIDWPQDSGAHPEYRTEWWYATGWLQTPDKKPLGFQITFFRSNTGKGGGGAFDPSQVIVAHAALSDPAFGRLVHDQDIARQGFGLAYAANGNTDVKLDAWRMVREADGRYTVSADAAGFALHLTFTPTQPPMVQGERGYSRKGPSPEEASYYYSEPQLQVTGSVTRPSAKGQGETVDVSGGAWLDHEWSSTLLPADAAGWDWLGANLDDGSALMAFKVRSRDGHAVWAHAALRGPGGQATQFGPGDVEFTPERQWRSPRTNTRYPVAMTVRVGAMRWRLAPLIDDQELDSRESTGAVYWEGAVTVTGDGQAAGKSGRGYLELTGYGKDAEAGKH
- a CDS encoding YeeE/YedE family protein yields the protein MSDLASSYPRRTEINPKPLTVAGLLILAGALYLAQTAGARQAALYVVGALLGVALYHAAFGFTSAWRVFIADGRGAGLRAQMLMLAVGVALFFPALSAGSLFGMPVTGLVSPAGTSVIVGAFLFGIGMQLGGGCASGTLYTVGGGSTRMIVTLAAFIVGSVIATAHMPFWTGLPSLQPISLVKSMGLAPALALNWVVFALIAALTVVIEKRRHGKLVAAHVQPAHTSPWLHGPWPLLAGALALAVLNFATLALSGRPWGVTSAFALWGAKAASAIGFDVASWPYWMSKPNAATLAAPISHDVTSVMDIGIVLGAMLAAALAGRYAPVWRVPMRSLIAAIVGGLLLGYGARLAYGCNIGAYFSGILSGSLHGWLWLVAAFFGNVLGTRLRPLFGLEVERVRPTAC